The following coding sequences lie in one Corynebacterium humireducens NBRC 106098 = DSM 45392 genomic window:
- a CDS encoding ISL3 family transposase: MQPSGNLVADTICRTAEIGLTITGAADAGNITIIDATPVAVATTCPECGHPGTKRDHVVRTLVDLPVVGFPTRLHVRVPRFLCTMASCPRKIFQASLACADDRSKLTHRVTRWVLQRLAIDRMSVAATATALGVGWELVNQVALDACRQLVYDDASHLDGVRILGVDEHVWKHTRKPGQPSNLVTILVDLTPLVDGRGPARLLDIRPGRSADVLRTWLQERDPGFREQVQVVTMDGFTGYASAVDQVLPGATKVMDPFHVVHLAADKLTGCRQRLQRETTGRRGRKDDPLYKHRRTLLTRTDYLTERQKQRLDMLWATDDDYVALEVTWMFYQDVIQAYGHPKKSEGKKLMDRIINTLRKGLPKGLEELAQLGRTLWRRREDVLAYFDIGASNGPVEAINGRLEHLRGIALGFRNLNHYILRSLIHSGQIHNRINAL, from the coding sequence GTGCAGCCTAGTGGCAACCTCGTCGCCGACACCATCTGCCGCACGGCAGAAATCGGCCTGACCATCACCGGAGCCGCTGACGCCGGCAACATCACCATCATCGACGCCACCCCGGTGGCCGTGGCCACCACCTGTCCCGAGTGCGGACACCCCGGGACGAAACGTGATCACGTGGTCCGGACTCTGGTCGACCTGCCGGTGGTGGGGTTCCCCACCCGCCTGCATGTGCGCGTCCCCAGATTCCTGTGCACGATGGCGTCCTGTCCCCGCAAGATCTTCCAGGCTTCACTGGCCTGCGCGGATGACCGATCCAAGCTCACCCACCGCGTCACCCGCTGGGTCCTCCAGCGACTAGCGATTGACCGGATGAGCGTGGCTGCGACCGCCACAGCGCTGGGCGTCGGGTGGGAGCTGGTCAACCAGGTCGCACTGGATGCCTGCCGCCAGCTCGTCTACGACGATGCTTCCCACCTCGATGGAGTCCGGATCCTCGGTGTGGACGAACATGTCTGGAAGCACACCCGAAAGCCAGGCCAGCCGTCCAACCTGGTGACGATCCTGGTCGACCTCACCCCGCTGGTCGACGGACGTGGGCCGGCCCGACTACTGGATATCCGCCCAGGCCGCAGCGCAGACGTGCTGCGCACGTGGCTGCAGGAACGCGACCCTGGCTTCCGGGAGCAGGTGCAGGTCGTGACCATGGACGGGTTCACCGGCTACGCCAGCGCTGTCGACCAGGTCCTCCCGGGCGCCACCAAGGTCATGGATCCCTTTCACGTGGTCCATCTGGCAGCTGACAAGCTCACCGGATGCCGGCAACGGCTCCAACGAGAGACCACCGGACGCCGGGGCCGCAAGGACGATCCGCTGTACAAGCACCGTCGCACGCTACTGACCAGGACGGACTACCTCACCGAGCGGCAGAAACAGCGACTGGACATGCTGTGGGCCACCGATGACGACTACGTGGCCCTGGAGGTGACGTGGATGTTCTATCAGGACGTGATCCAGGCGTACGGGCATCCGAAGAAGTCGGAGGGCAAGAAGTTGATGGACCGGATCATCAACACCCTGCGCAAAGGCTTGCCGAAAGGTCTGGAGGAGCTGGCTCAACTCGGGAGAACCCTGTGGCGTCGGCGGGAAGATGTCCTGGCGTACTTCGATATCGGGGCGTCCAACGGTCCGGTCGAGGCGATCAACGGACGGCTTGAGCATCTACGCGGGATTGCTCTGGGGTTCAGGAATCTCAACCACTACATCTTGCGGTCACTGATCCACTCCGGCCAGATACACAACCGGATCAACGCACTCTAA
- a CDS encoding IS3 family transposase (programmed frameshift) — translation MPIKTYTEEFRRDAVALYENSPGVSINALATELGVNRNTLQIWVRKYGTGARTSSSDSSSSSDTPTVVTEAERIRQLEREVRRLREERDILRKAAKYFAEGDELVIRFQFVDDARNDHSVKRLCEVLQLNRSSYYKWKNTSATRKKRLLSDAILGARVKAVFTKERGCYGAKRITAELNDDSTATPVNHKKVARIMRSLKLFGYSKKRKITTPVSEGKKSVFPDLVGRKFTAEHPNRVYVGDITYLPIADGSNMYLATVIDCFSRRLVGFAIADHMRTSLVQDALVMAKGQRGSLKDAVFHSDHGSVYTSHAFQDTCGELGIRQSMGAIGASADNALAESFNAALKREVLQDAKTFTNQLQCRRDVFRWCTRYNTTRRHSWCKYLAPAVFEERCPVMLRSAS, via the exons CCGAGGAGTTCCGCCGCGACGCGGTCGCCCTCTACGAGAACTCACCCGGGGTATCGATCAACGCCCTCGCCACAGAACTCGGCGTCAACCGCAACACGCTCCAGATCTGGGTCCGCAAATACGGCACCGGCGCCCGCACCAGCAGCTCGGATTCTTCCTCCAGCTCTGACACACCGACCGTGGTGACCGAAGCGGAACGCATCCGCCAGCTGGAACGAGAAGTTCGCAGACTCCGGGAGGAACGCGACATTCTGCGCAAGGCCGCGAAATATTTTGCGGAAG GAGACGAACTGGTGATCCGCTTCCAGTTCGTTGACGACGCCCGGAACGACCATTCGGTTAAGCGGTTATGCGAGGTCCTCCAGCTCAATCGGTCCTCGTACTACAAATGGAAAAACACCTCCGCCACCAGGAAGAAACGTCTGCTCAGCGACGCGATCCTCGGCGCAAGGGTCAAGGCCGTGTTCACCAAGGAACGCGGATGCTACGGGGCGAAACGCATCACTGCGGAACTCAACGACGATTCGACCGCAACCCCGGTCAACCACAAGAAAGTCGCCCGCATCATGCGCTCGTTGAAGCTGTTCGGGTATTCGAAGAAACGCAAGATCACCACCCCGGTGTCCGAGGGAAAGAAGTCGGTTTTTCCGGATCTCGTGGGAAGGAAATTCACCGCTGAGCATCCCAATCGGGTCTACGTCGGCGACATCACCTACCTGCCGATCGCGGACGGGTCGAATATGTACCTGGCCACCGTCATCGACTGTTTCTCCCGTCGGCTGGTCGGCTTCGCGATCGCCGATCACATGCGCACCTCCCTGGTCCAGGACGCGCTGGTGATGGCGAAGGGACAGCGTGGAAGTCTAAAGGATGCTGTTTTTCACTCGGATCACGGAAGTGTCTATACCTCGCATGCGTTCCAGGACACGTGCGGGGAGTTAGGGATCCGGCAGTCGATGGGCGCGATTGGTGCCAGTGCTGACAATGCCTTGGCGGAGTCATTTAACGCCGCGTTGAAGCGCGAGGTCCTCCAGGACGCGAAGACGTTTACCAATCAGTTGCAGTGCCGGCGAGATGTTTTCCGCTGGTGTACCCGCTACAACACCACGCGTCGACATTCCTGGTGTAAATATCTCGCGCCAGCAGTGTTTGAGGAGCGGTGTCCTGTTATGCTGAGATCTGCTTCCTGA